Proteins encoded by one window of Dendropsophus ebraccatus isolate aDenEbr1 chromosome 4, aDenEbr1.pat, whole genome shotgun sequence:
- the LOC138788829 gene encoding ras-related C3 botulinum toxin substrate 1-like isoform X2, which translates to MPTAVRKVGKTCLLISYTTNAFPEDYDPAVITSYSATVMVDNNPVTLELWDTAGLQEYDRLRPLSFPDTQIFLICFSLVNPESYENVRAKWLPEVRYHCQGTPVILVGTKLDLRGNEATIKALKEKGLDPISYHKGFDLALEIGAVKYVECSARSQHDVKTVFDEAIKAVLCPPPRRTRKCPCLFL; encoded by the exons AAAGGTGGGAAAGACATGTCTGCTCATCAGTTACACAACCAATGCCTTCCCTGAGGACTATGACCCAGCTGT AATAACCAGCTATTCAGCTACTGTCATGGTGGATAATAATCCAGTGACTTTGGAATTATGGGATACAGCAGGACTGCAGGAGTACGACCGTCTGCGGCCCCTTTCCTTCCCTGACACA CAAATTTTTCTTATATGTTTTTCCTTGGTCAATCCAGAATCCTATGAAAATGTGCGGGCAAAG TGGCTCCCAGAAGTCAGGTACCATTGCCAAGGCACCCCGGTAATCCTTGTTGGAACTAAGCTTGATCTACGTGGTAATGAAGCAACTATAAAGGCGCTTAAAGAAAAAGGGTTGGACCCAATTTCCTACCACAAGGGCTTTGATCTAGCCCTGGAGATTG GGGCTGTCAAGTACGTGGAGTGCTCAGCGCGTTCACAGCATGATGTCAAGACAGTGTTTGACGAGGCTATCAAAGCCGTATTATGTCCACCACCCCGCAGGACTAGAAAGTGTCCCTGTTTATTTCTGTAA
- the LOC138788829 gene encoding ras-related C3 botulinum toxin substrate 1-like isoform X1: MDAIKCVMVGDGKVGKTCLLISYTTNAFPEDYDPAVITSYSATVMVDNNPVTLELWDTAGLQEYDRLRPLSFPDTQIFLICFSLVNPESYENVRAKWLPEVRYHCQGTPVILVGTKLDLRGNEATIKALKEKGLDPISYHKGFDLALEIGAVKYVECSARSQHDVKTVFDEAIKAVLCPPPRRTRKCPCLFL; this comes from the exons AAAGGTGGGAAAGACATGTCTGCTCATCAGTTACACAACCAATGCCTTCCCTGAGGACTATGACCCAGCTGT AATAACCAGCTATTCAGCTACTGTCATGGTGGATAATAATCCAGTGACTTTGGAATTATGGGATACAGCAGGACTGCAGGAGTACGACCGTCTGCGGCCCCTTTCCTTCCCTGACACA CAAATTTTTCTTATATGTTTTTCCTTGGTCAATCCAGAATCCTATGAAAATGTGCGGGCAAAG TGGCTCCCAGAAGTCAGGTACCATTGCCAAGGCACCCCGGTAATCCTTGTTGGAACTAAGCTTGATCTACGTGGTAATGAAGCAACTATAAAGGCGCTTAAAGAAAAAGGGTTGGACCCAATTTCCTACCACAAGGGCTTTGATCTAGCCCTGGAGATTG GGGCTGTCAAGTACGTGGAGTGCTCAGCGCGTTCACAGCATGATGTCAAGACAGTGTTTGACGAGGCTATCAAAGCCGTATTATGTCCACCACCCCGCAGGACTAGAAAGTGTCCCTGTTTATTTCTGTAA